GCGCCGGGTCGCGAGCGCCCCGGTTCGTGTTGCGGCGTCGGTCGTCCGCTCCGGCGCTCGGATGCAGGCGGTCGATGCGGTGATGACCCAGGACGGCGAGTTGGTGGCCCGCGCATCGGCGCTATATCTGAGGCGCGGCACTCAACCCGACGGTGAGTTCTGGTCGACCGCGGTCGAGCTACCTCCACTACCTGAGGAACCGGACGAATTCGACGACTCCGTGCCGATGTTCATCCGCGCCTACGGCCCGGATCCGGAATGGCGGGGTGAGGGTTTTCCGTGGCAACAATGCGGCCCCCGCTACGCGTGGTTGCGCGAAGTTCGCGAATTGGTTGCCGGTGAAGAACTGTCGCCGTTCGTGCGTGCGGCGTTGGCTGTCGACGTGACGAGTTCGATGGCCAATTTCAGTTCGGCCGGCTTGGCATTCATCAATGCGGACTACACGCTGGCGCTCAGCAGGCTCCCGGTCGGGCCCTACATCGGCATGGCGGCGATCACCCACACCAGTGCCGACGGTGTGGCGACGGGCAGCGCCTGCCTGTATGACACGTCTGGTCCGATTGGCACCGGATTATCGACGGCCGCAGCCAATTTCAACTTCAGCCCGAACGGCTCCGGTTAGGCGGATCGCAAAATCGCGACGAGGAAGTCCGAGTCGTCGGTGAACGGCCGCAGATCCCACGTGGACAACAACAGGTCCGGGGCGAAGCCGGCGGTTGCCGCGTCATCGAGGAACTGACCGAACTCGTATTCACGGC
Above is a window of Mycolicibacterium boenickei DNA encoding:
- a CDS encoding thioesterase family protein; amino-acid sequence: MTPFFVSGAEGFVPNEIAHGGWGPTLGGQVVGGLLARAVEGLVTDDGLHPARFTVEILRRVASAPVRVAASVVRSGARMQAVDAVMTQDGELVARASALYLRRGTQPDGEFWSTAVELPPLPEEPDEFDDSVPMFIRAYGPDPEWRGEGFPWQQCGPRYAWLREVRELVAGEELSPFVRAALAVDVTSSMANFSSAGLAFINADYTLALSRLPVGPYIGMAAITHTSADGVATGSACLYDTSGPIGTGLSTAAANFNFSPNGSG